Part of the Oncorhynchus tshawytscha isolate Ot180627B linkage group LG23, Otsh_v2.0, whole genome shotgun sequence genome, AGTCACAATTCACACGAATTCCACTCCAGTCCGTATAGAAAGGCTCTGTGTGAGGTTAATACGTTAAGCTACTCTCTAGTACtgcaatgcactgtatgtattcaaACCATCTTCTAAACACCTTATGAtactgacaaacacacaggctAGTCTTGTTATATCTCCAGTCACATCCAGTTATGAgtattctctttttctctctgtatgTACATCACAACTAAGTACTGCAGCATGATTCTATTTACAATTCCCTTTATATATTCAACTCTGAATACACTGTTTTCACTGGTATTGTTCACGTTTGACCATCCTCATCATTTCCTTTCTGGGACATCTCATTGGAGGTATATATTTTCTTTCTCGTCAGGTTTTCAAGCAAACAGGCCAGTGTCTATGTACTGTgtggacatggtgtgtgtgtgggtgtgatgttcttgtctgctctctgctcctcctctgacTGCTTCTGCAGGTTCTCCATCTCCTCCAGCATCTCCTGGATAAGAGGAGGCATGGAACCTGGGATCTCCATCTTCAACGTCACCACGCGCTCAGCTCCTGTGTAATTAGAAGGGAAAATGTCAATGAAACTTTATAGTGTTCGAAGTGTCTCTTAACTATATCGCTTAACCATATCACTCCCATCAGAGGCAGATTTCCTTTCTTTTCCCTATTTAACCCACCTCCACCCAGCATGTCTGAAAGGGTTTTTACACTGACTAGACTTGTTGCCCACACTGACCTCCACAGGTCACCCGATTTTCTACTTTTCTCTTTACTCTACATCCTTAAATTAGCCTTGGATGTGGTTGGATGTTCACTGGTGTTGTAAAATCACAGTATTCCATAACACCTGGTTACAACAGTCATGAAGCCAAGCCAAGAGGTTTGTAGTTCAGGCCAAAGTAAGTGTCATGGCCAATAGGGAGTGGACCTCTAACCTTTGGCGCTAATGCTGCGCAGGTCGGTTATCTTCATGAGGACCTTGGGGAACATAAGGGGCATGCTGGGCCGGCGTTTACGGGAGTAGATCTTCAAGGCCTCCAGTAAGGGCTCTTGCAGGACCTCCACCTTAGACGGCTCCTCCAGGTCCTGGCGGTCTGACACAGGAGAAACATTGTCCGTGTGACACCGACACATCATTCATCTGCTAATTCAGCTCATCTATTTTGTTTGTGTGACTCCTCTACGTGGCCTATATGTATCGATACAGAAAAACGACAATGTGGTTCATTTATTGGAGTAAATACTAAAAGTACATTCATTCATAAATCAACAAAAAAGATTGTTTTATATGGAACGTGAACTTTCTGCCTGTACTGAAGCTATGGCTAGTTGCAGTACCTCCAGACACCAGGCAGATGGCGCTGAGTAGGCCACTTTCTGTGTCATCCATCTCCAAGGGCAGCAGCTGGCCGGCGAAGGTGAACACCTGGTCTGTGAGCGGGCCAAAGCCAGCGTTGTGGATCTGTGTACGGGTCAAGGTCAGCCCGTCTGAGAAGGTCATAGTGTCCTGGTCAGGTGTGTACCTCGTACAGATCCGTAGAATctacaggagacagagaggaaatgagGGGTAGTACAGAAAGTATAGAAAGGGACAGTATACTCAGTATAGAAAAGGGTAATGGTGAGATGCATGTTCaagaagagggggatggaaatTAAAATACTAAAAGACATGAAAGACAGTTCAggcaaagagaaaaagagagtgaaagagagagagagggaagtataGAGGTAAAACACATACCTATATGGAGTCTGCATAagaaaaaatagagagagagatcaggttgagagagatagagatagacatACCAggtagagaaagatagagggatcaggtcgagagagattgagaaagggaTAGACAGATCAGGttgaaagagataaagagataggAAGAGCAGGTCGAAAGAGATAGACAGATCAgatcgagagagatagagaaaaataGACAGATCATgtcgagagagaaatagagaaagagggatccggtagagagagagagagagagagagagagagagagagaaagagataaagggaTCAGgtcgagagagatagagaaagagatagacagatcaggttgagagagagatagagaaagacagagggatcaggtagagagagatagagatagacagatcatgtcgagagagagataaagagatagggGGATCAGgtcgagagagatagagaaagacagatcAGGTAGagagtgtcatgacgttggcctggggggtaggtttatgacagtcataaatacctcttcccccctttttcctctctctaccctactgaggttacatttgctaaacccttggttaacatagagttTCTGAGAACGTCAGtatgtggggggaaatgaactatattctggtaatctgaccaatggaacatatgcggtggtacttaatgaatatgatgtcagttcggttgtcatctgagacattctcatcaatgatcagatgacataaactctacagtggaaggtctacacatcagagttatcggattcataTGGAATTGTTgtttaatttaaatgtttgaatatgaaattatttgtgatgggatgaaatgtgatcttagcttctaaaatgagagatttgggttttcataagataaggCTGCTCAATCATTGGcctgcccctgtgaagggacatgggctataaaacttttcaaacacgctctcctctcccttcctatataagcccttgacgacaatataacttcctgttccgaggatgtaggacgacagtcctatgtcagaatggttcagataataactacagaacgaagccaacatcagcgtgagctttggttgcgaatggtatgaactttgaactcttattcactaccacagtgatacctcctagccgttgagttagcaacagcagatgcaacgagggttaggaaggaacagacagagtatccaaTCTATCAcccaacaacgttactacaatgtatccaatagacaaccagagacattcttcaaaggactaccaccaacctaccgaagcgcagctcagagtaaatatttattgcattttccttttccaaatgggcggtaatttagaatgcataagacactgtatttacgatagcacagctttttccctttgttcctcagtcttcccgctctttcactcaaacccagccccttttcttttgtgtaacaagctgtcatatctgttccgcccactagggacgttttcctttatgacgtaatttgtaatcaagttatgatttaattatgtgtatgtgtaattctgtgtgattagttaggtatttagtaaataaataatgaaacccaattttgtattgctgattcaacttgtgagccagggttcgtgcagataaccaagaatttacaactttcagatgagactgaattaaggtgaggattaatgttgactgctattgatgtaaaatattactaggtttttaagagtttattcggaagataacacctctataaatattattttgtggtgcccaactctctagttaattacatttacatgattagctcaatcaggtaatagtaattacggagaaattaatttatagaatagcatgtcgtattacttaatccggcatagccaaagacacgacaagagagatagagaaagagatagacagaTCAGGTCGATAGAGATAGAGGgatcaggtagagagagagatagagagggatcaggtagagagagatagagggatcaggtagagagagagatagagggatcaggtagagagagatatagaaagagagacagatgagaaagAGGGATCATGtagcgagagagatagagggatcaggtagagagagatagagagaaagatcagggagagagagatatagaaagagagagggatcaggtagagtgagatagagaaagagatagacagatcaggttgagagagatacagatagagggatcaggtagagaaagagagatcaatCTGCACAGTAATTATCCCTGCACGCCTCATTAGAAACCACCTCAGTAATGTAAAATAAACATGATAACGCTACGATATTAAAGAGTTCCCATCGAGAAAATAAAGCCATGAGTGAATCACCATGGTGCAGCTAGTGAGAATCTACCAACCTTTGATGGTGCACAGAGTTGACAATGAAAACCAGAAGATATCGGGAGATGAAAGAGAATAAAACATGCCTTCAGCGGTAACACTCTGTCTGAACCCACCACCACTGTGTCTGTCTTCAGCATAAATGTATGCTGAGACAATGGAACAGCAGATCCATAGTGTCTGCACCAAACAGCACACTGTGGCTGAACCCTTCTAACACCAAACAGCCCAGTTGATGAGGTGCGAGATGTGCTTTGGAGATGTggacgtacacacacatatatatcccCTCAcgcatacagtatatactgtacacacaaacgtacagtacacacacaccgcTCACCAGAATGTCCAGACAGGCCGCTTTGAGGAGGGTGATCTGGTCAGTTATAGTCAGGCCGGTGAAACCAGGAAcccgtttggcaaactccacaACCTTGATGATACATTTGGTGGCCAGCTCACTGAACTTATCCCACAGCCCCAGGTCCAACTGGATCCTAGTGTCTGAGCTTGAgttctacagagagagggaggaagggtaaaggagagatgagagatagagaataggggggatagatagagggagggagagaggggggggcagagagaggaggggaagggtaaaggagagatgagagatagagaataggggggagagagaagggggggcagagaggaggggaagggtaaaggagagatgagagatagagaatagggggatagatagagggagggagagaaagggggtgggcagagagagagggatgggatgaagagagaaaatcacaagaaaacaaaaagagaattacttgacacattgg contains:
- the LOC112223013 gene encoding retinoic acid receptor beta-like isoform X2 produces the protein MFDYMDFLAVGPGETLDFYTASPCMLQEPSVTACFTGLTETDWQIHRIAQSVETQSSSSEDLFASPLSPPPPPRTYKPCFVCQDKSSGYHYGVSACEGCKGFFRRSVQKNMVYTCHRDSNCIINKITRNRCQYCRLQRCFAAGMSKESVRNDRSKRKEKKETPKMTIIETYELTAELGGVVENICRAHRETFPSLCQLGKYTTNSSSDTRIQLDLGLWDKFSELATKCIIKVVEFAKRVPGFTGLTITDQITLLKAACLDILILRICTRYTPDQDTMTFSDGLTLTRTQIHNAGFGPLTDQVFTFAGQLLPLEMDDTESGLLSAICLVSGDRQDLEEPSKVEVLQEPLLEALKIYSRKRRPSMPLMFPKVLMKITDLRSISAKGAERVVTLKMEIPGSMPPLIQEMLEEMENLQKQSEEEQRADKNITPTHTPCPHST
- the LOC112223013 gene encoding retinoic acid receptor beta-like isoform X1; amino-acid sequence: MFDYMDFLAVGPGETLDFYTASPCMLQEPSVTACFTGLTETDWQIHRIAQSVETQSSSSEDLFASPLSPPPPPRTYKPCFVCQDKSSGYHYGVSACEGCKGFFRRSVQKNMVYTCHRDSNCIINKITRNRCQYCRLQRCFAAGMSKECVAHKGNHTRAVRNDRSKRKEKKETPKMTIIETYELTAELGGVVENICRAHRETFPSLCQLGKYTTNSSSDTRIQLDLGLWDKFSELATKCIIKVVEFAKRVPGFTGLTITDQITLLKAACLDILILRICTRYTPDQDTMTFSDGLTLTRTQIHNAGFGPLTDQVFTFAGQLLPLEMDDTESGLLSAICLVSGDRQDLEEPSKVEVLQEPLLEALKIYSRKRRPSMPLMFPKVLMKITDLRSISAKGAERVVTLKMEIPGSMPPLIQEMLEEMENLQKQSEEEQRADKNITPTHTPCPHST